GAGATGATCGACCTGGGCTGGCAGGAGATCATCAGCGCTGCCGGGGTGGGGCGTGTAGGCAGCAAATTCAGCCAGGTCAGGACGCAGGAAAGGCAGGCTCATGGAGGTTGAGTGAGGGTGACGGGATCATTATAAGAGGGTAAAGGGTAGAAGGCAGAGGGTAAAAGGCCCGTCTGGTGGGGCCTAAGCCCTTGCGCCCAGATTTCTGCATCTACATTTCTGTGCCTAAATTAAAGTTCTAGGAACTGCCGAATGGCTTGCCAGATTTCGGTTTGCACGTTGCCTAGGGCGTGGTCGCTTTCTAGCTCAATGAGTTTGACCCAGGGGCGCTGGGCAGCGTAGTCGCGGCTGGCCTGAATGCTGATGACTTCGTCCTGCTGCCCATGCAGGATTAGGGTTGGGATGGGCTGGTGAAGCTGTTGTTCGTCGTAGGTTTGAGCATCTGTAATAAAGCGGTAGTGTAGGGGAAGCTGGCACTGTTGGCTGTAGTGGTAAACCGGCAGTGTGCCCTCGCTCTGCCAGCGCTGGCGCTGGTCTTCTCCTAGCCGGGGCAGCCATTGCTCTAGAAAGCGGAAGGCTGGGGCCATCAGCACCAGGCGCTCTATCTGGCCCTGCAATTCAGGCTGCTCGGCTAGCCAAGCAGCGGTGAGGCCGCCAAAGCTGGAGCCAATTAAAACAGTGGGCTGAGCGGGCAAAATCAGATCTTTCACCTGCTGAATCTGGCGGCTCAGAGTGAGGTGGGCAAAGTCTCCCTGGTTAAGATCGGGCACTGCTAGCGGTAATCCCAGAGTTTGAAAGTGCCGCAGCAGCAGCTGAGCCTTCATTGACTGAGGGCTGGAGGCAAAGCCGTGAAGATAGAGGTACTGGGTCATGGCAGCGTCAATGCAGCAGGGTGCTGGGGTATGATAATGAGCCGTTAAGGAACATTGGGCCTGCACCAGGTCCCTTTCTGCCAAATTCTCTCCTCATTGTGCCGCAACCCTGCATTTCCCATGACACAGACCTACCGCATCACGCTCTTGCCCGGCGACGGGATTGGCCCAGAAATTATGTCAGTAACTGTTGACGTGCTCAAGGAATTGGGCCGCCAGGAGAATCTGAGTTTTGAGTTTCAAGAAGCGCTGATTGGCGGGGCCGCCATTGATGCGACAGGCTCTCCCCTACCTGAGGAGACTCTGCAGACTTGCCGGGGCAGTGACTCGGTGCTGCTGGCGGCAATTGGTGGCTATAAGTGGGACACGCTGCCGCGATCGCAACGCCCCGAGACTGGGCTGCTGGGTCTGCGGGCGGGCCTAGGCCTGTTTGCTAACCTGCGACCAGCTAAGGTGTTGCCGCAGCTAGTCGATGCGTCTTCCCTCAAGCGAGAGGTGGTGGAGGGG
This DNA window, taken from Pseudanabaena sp. FACHB-2040, encodes the following:
- a CDS encoding YqiA/YcfP family alpha/beta fold hydrolase, which codes for MTQYLYLHGFASSPQSMKAQLLLRHFQTLGLPLAVPDLNQGDFAHLTLSRQIQQVKDLILPAQPTVLIGSSFGGLTAAWLAEQPELQGQIERLVLMAPAFRFLEQWLPRLGEDQRQRWQSEGTLPVYHYSQQCQLPLHYRFITDAQTYDEQQLHQPIPTLILHGQQDEVISIQASRDYAAQRPWVKLIELESDHALGNVQTEIWQAIRQFLEL